A window from Fusobacterium sp. SYSU M8D902 encodes these proteins:
- a CDS encoding M20/M25/M40 family metallo-hydrolase, producing MSDFKEILTLAEEIYFNPELGFKENKTSQLIQNFIKKVYPKGEIIKFAETGVKFNLGEKKALHIALIAEMDAVYTPSHFHADKLTGAAHNCGHYSQVAIMLSLLKKLITDEEYKRLDFSLGFIFTPAEEYLDLEYRKELQREGVISFLGGKPEAIKLGIFDEYDLAIAVHSMGGELDRRSIELNCNLAGFLYKYYTFKGKPAHAGFAPQAGVNAYSMSTLFNTALGLYRQQIDEKFMVRINPVIMESHMGTNVIPDKIKIGTDIRAHSVEYMLELSKRLDTMAKCSAEALGGEVEIETDMGYLPFIQSRYLSNFVRKSFEEFEEIEYCKDNSPVSAAGDIGDLSYILPCIQIGYNGFIGTFHGSDFIHKDSEYIFSIFPRFLLKVLKDMSGKIDKNSLYKRSYEDYKNTILNFGGLDEK from the coding sequence ATGTCTGATTTTAAAGAGATTTTAACTCTAGCAGAAGAGATTTATTTCAATCCTGAACTTGGATTTAAGGAGAATAAAACTTCTCAATTAATACAAAATTTTATAAAAAAAGTTTATCCAAAGGGAGAGATTATAAAATTTGCTGAAACTGGGGTTAAATTTAATTTAGGAGAAAAAAAAGCTTTACATATAGCTTTGATTGCTGAAATGGATGCAGTGTATACTCCTTCACATTTTCATGCTGATAAGCTAACTGGAGCTGCTCACAACTGTGGTCACTATTCTCAAGTTGCCATTATGTTATCTCTTCTAAAAAAATTGATCACTGATGAAGAGTATAAGAGATTAGATTTTTCATTGGGATTCATCTTTACTCCAGCTGAAGAGTATTTAGATTTAGAGTATAGAAAAGAGTTACAAAGAGAGGGAGTGATCTCTTTTTTAGGAGGAAAACCAGAAGCTATTAAACTCGGAATTTTTGATGAATATGATTTAGCTATTGCTGTTCACTCTATGGGTGGGGAGTTAGATAGAAGAAGTATTGAGTTAAATTGTAATCTTGCTGGATTCCTATATAAATATTACACTTTCAAAGGAAAACCTGCACATGCTGGCTTCGCTCCACAAGCTGGAGTAAATGCTTATAGTATGTCCACTCTTTTCAATACTGCATTGGGACTTTATAGACAGCAAATTGATGAAAAATTTATGGTAAGGATAAATCCTGTAATTATGGAATCACATATGGGAACAAATGTCATTCCTGACAAGATAAAAATTGGAACTGATATAAGAGCACACTCAGTTGAATATATGTTAGAACTCTCAAAGAGATTGGATACAATGGCTAAATGCTCTGCTGAGGCTTTAGGTGGTGAAGTAGAGATCGAAACTGATATGGGATATCTTCCTTTTATTCAATCACGTTACCTTTCTAATTTTGTTAGAAAAAGTTTTGAAGAGTTTGAAGAGATTGAGTATTGCAAAGATAACTCTCCTGTAAGTGCTGCTGGAGATATTGGAGATCTCTCTTATATCCTTCCTTGTATACAGATTGGATACAACGGATTCATAGGAACTTTTCATGGTAGTGATTTCATTCATAAGGATAGTGAGTATATTTTCTCTATTTTCCCTAGATTTCTTTTAAAGGTCTTGAAAGATATGAGTGGAAAAATTGATAAAAACAGTTTATATAAAAGAAGTTATGAAGATTATAAAAATACAATATTAAATTTTGGAGGATTAGATGAAAAATAA
- the gap gene encoding type I glyceraldehyde-3-phosphate dehydrogenase — translation MAVKVAINGFGRIGRLALRLMVGNPEFDVVAINDLTDAHMLAHLFKYDSAQGRFDGTIEVKEDAFVVNGKEIKTFAKANPEELPWGELGVDVVLECTGFFTKKEKAEAHIKAGAKKVVISAPATGDLKTVVYNVNHDILDGTETVISGASCTTNCLAPMAKVLEDNFGIVEGLMTTIHAYTNDQNTLDGPHRKGDLRRARAAAANIVPNTTGAAKAIGLVIPSLKGKLDGAAQRVPVITGSITELVTVLAKPTSVEEINAAMKAAANESFGYTEEELVSSDIIGINYGSLFDATQTRVMTVGDKQLVKTVAWYDNEMSYTSQLIRTLKKFVELSK, via the coding sequence ATGGCAGTTAAAGTAGCAATTAACGGATTCGGAAGAATAGGAAGATTAGCATTAAGATTAATGGTAGGAAACCCTGAGTTTGATGTAGTAGCAATCAACGACTTAACAGATGCTCACATGTTAGCTCACTTATTTAAATATGATTCAGCTCAAGGAAGATTCGATGGAACTATCGAAGTTAAAGAAGATGCTTTCGTAGTAAACGGAAAAGAGATCAAAACTTTTGCAAAAGCTAACCCTGAAGAGTTACCTTGGGGAGAATTAGGAGTAGACGTTGTTCTTGAGTGTACTGGATTCTTCACTAAGAAAGAAAAAGCAGAAGCTCACATCAAAGCAGGAGCTAAAAAAGTAGTTATATCTGCACCAGCAACTGGAGATCTTAAAACTGTAGTTTACAACGTAAACCACGACATATTAGATGGTACAGAAACAGTTATTTCTGGAGCTTCTTGTACAACTAACTGTTTAGCACCAATGGCTAAAGTTTTAGAGGATAACTTTGGAATCGTAGAAGGATTAATGACAACAATTCACGCATATACAAATGACCAAAATACATTAGATGGTCCACACAGAAAAGGAGATTTAAGAAGAGCAAGAGCTGCTGCTGCAAACATCGTTCCTAACACAACTGGAGCTGCAAAAGCTATCGGATTAGTAATCCCTTCATTAAAAGGAAAATTAGATGGAGCTGCTCAAAGAGTTCCTGTAATTACTGGATCAATAACTGAATTAGTAACAGTTTTAGCAAAACCAACTTCAGTAGAAGAGATCAATGCTGCAATGAAAGCTGCTGCAAATGAGTCATTCGGATATACAGAAGAAGAGTTAGTATCAAGCGATATCATCGGAATCAACTATGGATCATTATTTGATGCAACTCAAACAAGAGTAATGACAGTTGGAGACAAGCAATTAGTTAAAACTGTAGCTTGGTATGACAACGAAATGTCTTATACTTCTCAATTAATCAGAACTCTTAAAAAATTTGTTGAGTTATCTAAATAA
- a CDS encoding queuosine precursor transporter, translated as MDFRNELLWFCMLVVNFGLILFAYKKFGKFGLYAWIPVSTILANIQVVLLVDLFGFGTTLGNILYAGGFLVTDILAENYGKKDAQRAVYLGFFSLIAMTLIMQIAVSFTPSNIEEGIITFNGVKRVFDFMPRIVVASLISYLISQTHDIWAYEFWKKKYSEPKHIWIRNNASTMVSQLIDNACFTLIAFYGVYPKEVLIEIFLTTYFMKFLVAVCDTPFVYIAHHLKKKNLIEQLS; from the coding sequence ATGGATTTTAGAAATGAATTACTTTGGTTCTGTATGTTAGTTGTTAACTTTGGTCTAATACTTTTTGCTTATAAAAAGTTTGGAAAATTTGGATTGTATGCTTGGATTCCTGTATCAACTATATTAGCTAATATTCAAGTTGTTTTATTAGTTGACCTATTTGGATTTGGAACTACTTTAGGGAATATACTGTATGCTGGTGGATTCTTAGTTACAGATATTCTAGCTGAAAACTATGGTAAAAAAGATGCTCAAAGAGCTGTATACCTTGGTTTTTTCTCACTTATTGCAATGACTCTTATTATGCAGATAGCAGTATCTTTTACTCCATCAAATATTGAAGAGGGAATAATAACTTTCAATGGTGTTAAAAGAGTTTTTGACTTTATGCCAAGAATTGTTGTAGCCTCACTTATCTCTTACCTTATCTCACAAACTCATGATATTTGGGCTTATGAGTTCTGGAAGAAAAAATATAGTGAACCTAAACATATCTGGATAAGAAATAATGCGAGTACTATGGTTAGCCAACTTATTGATAATGCTTGTTTCACACTTATCGCTTTCTATGGTGTTTATCCTAAAGAGGTTTTAATCGAGATATTCCTAACTACATACTTTATGAAATTCTTGGTTGCAGTTTGTGATACTCCATTTGTATATATAGCCCACCATTTAAAAAAGAAAAATTTAATAGAACAATTATCATAG
- a CDS encoding DUF3100 domain-containing protein, whose translation MKNKNLPFLIIFSVIVILVAEIIGFRVIAIGKFKIGLLPLLFALIITMFLALNVFRKGIISKIYTEENVNFAGKYLIIIMLPLMAKYGADVAPRLKEILSIGWIFLIQELGNVGTVIIGLPIALLIGLRREAIGSTLGLGREGELAYISEKYTLNSDEGRGVLSMYIFGTLFGAIFFSIIAPIFLEMGFRVEALAIASGMGSASMMIAASSSLAAIHPEKAEVIRAYAAASQLLTSFIGTFTMVFVAVPLQKFMYNKLTGGKK comes from the coding sequence ATGAAAAATAAAAATTTACCTTTTTTAATAATCTTTTCAGTTATTGTTATACTTGTAGCTGAGATTATTGGTTTTAGAGTTATTGCTATTGGAAAGTTTAAAATTGGACTTCTTCCACTACTTTTTGCCTTAATAATAACTATGTTTTTAGCTCTTAATGTTTTTAGAAAAGGGATAATCAGTAAGATCTATACTGAGGAAAATGTCAATTTTGCTGGAAAATATCTTATTATAATTATGTTACCACTAATGGCTAAATATGGAGCTGATGTTGCTCCTAGATTGAAAGAGATACTATCTATAGGTTGGATCTTCTTAATTCAGGAACTTGGAAATGTTGGTACTGTTATAATTGGACTTCCTATTGCACTACTTATTGGATTAAGAAGAGAGGCTATCGGATCAACTCTAGGATTGGGAAGAGAGGGTGAACTTGCATATATCTCTGAAAAATACACTCTTAACTCTGATGAGGGACGTGGAGTTCTTTCAATGTATATCTTTGGTACCCTTTTTGGGGCGATATTCTTCAGTATAATTGCACCTATATTTTTAGAAATGGGATTTAGAGTAGAGGCTCTTGCAATTGCATCTGGAATGGGATCTGCTAGTATGATGATTGCAGCTAGTTCCTCTCTTGCTGCTATTCACCCTGAAAAAGCTGAAGTCATTAGAGCCTATGCAGCTGCTAGTCAGTTATTAACAAGTTTTATAGGTACTTTTACAATGGTTTTTGTTGCTGTACCTTTACAAAAATTTATGTATAACAAGTTAACTGGAGGAAAAAAATAA
- a CDS encoding amidohydrolase yields MKKYLKNVILIGSLFLVGCTSLVERKEEASIIIKNGTVLTMNEGRDILENGVVVIKDNKIISVGNEDLLERYSAKKIIDAEDGIVMPGMINTHTHVAMTVFRSLADDVPDRLNRYIFPLENKMVSPEMAYLGARLGTMEMALGGVTTMVDMYLFEESAAEAVKEIGLRGIMTQNIIKYPTADGKNKGETLNRAIALIEKYQNDELITPGLAPHAPHTVTKEELLEIKRVSEKYNAPVSMHVAETDKEFAKFKKEFNMTPVEYLDSLGLLNERLIAAHNIFVTDSDIELLKKRDVGLAHNMVANIKSAKGISPALKMHDEGLRVGLGTDGPMSGNTLDIIGQLGYVAKVHKLNSKDRSALPPKKAVEMATIGGAKAIHREQELGSLEAGKLADVVIVETKSVNMNPIYDPYSALVYSANASNVDTVIVNGKLIVEDREIKTIDSKKVIKEMTEFKKKVEEVAKTL; encoded by the coding sequence ATGAAAAAGTATTTGAAAAATGTTATTTTAATTGGAAGTTTGTTCTTAGTTGGGTGTACATCTTTAGTTGAAAGAAAAGAGGAAGCTAGTATCATTATAAAAAATGGTACTGTATTGACTATGAATGAGGGGAGAGATATCTTAGAAAATGGAGTTGTCGTTATAAAAGACAATAAGATAATCTCAGTTGGAAATGAGGATTTATTAGAGAGATATAGTGCTAAAAAGATTATTGATGCTGAAGATGGGATAGTTATGCCTGGAATGATAAATACTCACACTCACGTTGCAATGACAGTGTTTAGATCACTAGCTGATGATGTACCAGATAGATTGAATAGATATATTTTCCCTTTGGAAAACAAGATGGTTTCTCCTGAAATGGCTTATTTAGGAGCTAGACTTGGAACTATGGAGATGGCTCTTGGAGGAGTGACAACAATGGTGGATATGTATCTATTTGAAGAGAGTGCAGCAGAGGCAGTAAAAGAGATCGGGCTAAGAGGAATAATGACACAAAATATAATAAAATATCCTACTGCTGATGGAAAAAATAAAGGTGAAACTTTAAATAGAGCTATTGCCCTTATTGAAAAATATCAGAATGATGAATTGATAACTCCAGGGCTAGCACCTCATGCTCCACATACAGTAACAAAAGAGGAGTTATTGGAGATAAAAAGAGTTTCTGAAAAATATAATGCTCCTGTATCAATGCATGTTGCAGAGACAGATAAAGAGTTTGCTAAATTTAAAAAAGAGTTCAATATGACACCTGTAGAGTACTTAGATTCATTAGGGCTATTAAATGAGAGACTTATAGCTGCACACAACATCTTTGTAACAGATAGCGATATAGAACTTTTAAAGAAAAGAGATGTAGGGCTAGCTCATAATATGGTAGCTAATATAAAGTCTGCTAAGGGGATCTCACCAGCTCTAAAGATGCATGATGAGGGATTGAGAGTTGGATTAGGAACTGATGGTCCTATGAGTGGAAATACATTGGATATAATTGGACAATTGGGATATGTGGCAAAGGTTCATAAATTAAACTCTAAAGATAGATCAGCACTACCTCCCAAAAAAGCTGTAGAGATGGCAACAATTGGTGGAGCTAAAGCTATTCATAGAGAGCAGGAGTTAGGAAGTTTAGAGGCTGGAAAATTGGCAGATGTAGTAATAGTTGAGACAAAATCTGTAAATATGAATCCAATTTACGATCCTTATTCAGCTTTAGTATATTCAGCAAATGCAAGTAATGTAGATACAGTTATAGTAAATGGAAAATTAATTGTTGAAGATAGAGAGATAAAAACTATTGATTCTAAAAAAGTTATTAAAGAGATGACAGAGTTTAAGAAAAAAGTTGAAGAGGTAGCTAAAACTCTATAA
- a CDS encoding RluA family pseudouridine synthase has product MKKYIIEPEYDGYEIGTYLKETKGYSGRGLRNLEIYLNGKRVKNNSKKVRKLNRLHIREKEKETGIKPMDIPIKVAYEDKNLLLINKDPYIIVHPTQKKVDKTLANGVVNYFLQTTGKIMVPRFYNRLDMNTSGIIIVTKNAYAQSYLQEKGVVNKFYQAIVLGIVEKDEFLIDRPIGKIGDELRRVELKEEEGGQSAQTKIRVLKRFPDKNLTLIEAELLTGRTHQIRAHMSLEGYPLLGDELYGGADKRADRQMLHSYKTEFSDVETGELKSVEVELPEDMKKLLEI; this is encoded by the coding sequence ATGAAAAAATATATAATAGAGCCTGAGTATGACGGTTATGAGATAGGAACATATCTCAAGGAGACAAAGGGATATTCAGGAAGAGGTTTGAGAAACCTAGAGATATATCTAAATGGAAAAAGAGTAAAAAATAACAGTAAAAAGGTAAGAAAATTAAATAGACTACACATAAGAGAGAAGGAGAAAGAAACGGGGATAAAACCTATGGATATACCTATTAAGGTAGCTTATGAGGATAAAAATTTACTTCTTATAAATAAAGATCCATATATAATAGTACATCCAACTCAGAAAAAGGTTGATAAGACATTAGCTAATGGTGTGGTAAACTATTTTTTACAAACTACAGGTAAAATTATGGTACCAAGATTCTATAATAGACTTGACATGAATACATCTGGAATAATAATAGTAACTAAAAATGCTTATGCCCAATCATACCTTCAAGAAAAAGGTGTGGTAAATAAGTTTTACCAAGCTATTGTTTTGGGAATTGTAGAGAAAGATGAATTTTTAATAGATAGACCAATTGGAAAAATTGGAGATGAACTTAGAAGAGTTGAACTAAAGGAAGAGGAGGGAGGACAGAGTGCTCAAACTAAAATAAGAGTACTAAAGAGATTCCCTGATAAAAATCTGACATTAATAGAGGCAGAGTTGTTAACTGGAAGAACACATCAGATAAGAGCACACATGTCTTTAGAAGGTTATCCACTTTTGGGAGATGAACTCTATGGGGGAGCAGATAAGAGAGCAGATAGACAGATGTTACACTCTTATAAAACAGAATTTTCAGATGTAGAAACTGGAGAGCTAAAGAGTGTAGAAGTGGAACTTCCAGAAGATATGAAAAAACTACTAGAAATCTAA
- a CDS encoding phosphoglycerate kinase has protein sequence MAKKIVTDLNVKGQKVLMRVDFNVPMKDGKITDENRIVAALPTIKYVLENGGRVIAFSHLGKVKTEEDLAKKSLRPVAERLAELLGQSVKFVPATRGAELEAAVAELKDGEIMMFENTRFEDLDGKKESKNDPELGKYWASLGDLFVNDAFGTAHRAHASNVGIAANIGEGKTAAGFLMEKEIKFIGGAVDNPERPLVAILGGAKVSDKIGVIENLLVKADKVLVGGAMMFTFLRAQGKATGTSLVEEDKIELAKELLAKANGKLVLPIDTVVAKEFNNDAAHTTVSVDEIPADQMGLDVGQGTVELFAKEISGAKTVVWNGPMGVFEMPNFAKGTIGVCEAIANLKGATTIIGGGDSAAAAISLGYADKFTHISTGGGASLEYLEGKVLPGVESISNK, from the coding sequence ATGGCTAAAAAAATAGTTACAGATTTAAATGTTAAAGGGCAAAAAGTATTGATGAGAGTAGACTTTAACGTACCTATGAAAGATGGAAAAATAACTGATGAAAATAGAATAGTTGCAGCTTTACCTACAATAAAATATGTATTAGAAAATGGAGGAAGAGTAATAGCTTTCTCTCACTTAGGAAAAGTTAAAACTGAAGAGGATTTAGCAAAAAAATCTTTAAGACCAGTAGCTGAGAGATTAGCTGAATTATTAGGTCAATCAGTTAAATTCGTTCCTGCTACAAGAGGTGCTGAATTAGAAGCAGCAGTAGCTGAATTAAAAGATGGAGAGATCATGATGTTTGAAAACACAAGATTCGAAGATCTAGATGGTAAAAAAGAATCTAAAAATGATCCAGAATTAGGAAAATACTGGGCATCATTAGGAGATCTATTTGTAAATGACGCATTTGGAACTGCTCACAGAGCACACGCTTCAAATGTTGGAATAGCTGCTAACATAGGAGAAGGAAAAACTGCAGCAGGATTCTTAATGGAAAAAGAGATCAAATTCATAGGTGGAGCAGTAGATAATCCTGAAAGACCTTTAGTTGCTATATTAGGAGGAGCTAAAGTATCTGATAAAATAGGAGTTATAGAAAATCTTCTAGTTAAAGCTGATAAGGTTTTAGTTGGAGGAGCTATGATGTTCACTTTCTTAAGAGCTCAAGGAAAAGCAACAGGAACTTCATTAGTTGAAGAGGATAAAATAGAATTAGCAAAAGAGTTATTAGCAAAAGCTAATGGAAAATTAGTTCTACCAATAGATACAGTAGTAGCTAAAGAGTTTAACAATGACGCAGCTCATACAACTGTATCAGTAGATGAAATTCCAGCTGATCAAATGGGATTAGACGTTGGACAAGGAACTGTAGAGTTATTTGCAAAAGAGATCTCTGGAGCAAAAACTGTTGTATGGAATGGACCAATGGGAGTATTCGAAATGCCTAACTTTGCAAAAGGAACTATTGGAGTTTGTGAAGCTATAGCTAACTTAAAAGGAGCAACTACAATAATAGGTGGAGGAGACTCAGCAGCTGCAGCAATAAGCTTAGGATATGCTGATAAATTTACTCATATCTCTACTGGTGGAGGAGCTTCATTAGAGTACTTAGAAGGAAAAGTATTACCTGGAGTAGAATCTATTTCTAATAAATAA
- a CDS encoding aminopeptidase: MQYKNENGWIKSNEKKEIFYFCDEYKKFLDLGKTEREFVKEGVKFVEAKGFVPAESKKSLQVGDKVYYVNRGKNLVLAVIGKEDIENGVNYVVSHIDSPRLDLKGNPLYEEFELAYMKTHYYGGIKKYQWASLPLALHGVVILENGESVEITIGEKDEDPVFTIPDILPHLAAKIQGERKSGEVIKGEELQIIVGSIPSTIENKEIKDRVKYAILEILNRDYGMVEEDFISAELELVPAGKAKDIGFDRSMVGAYGQDDRICGYTSMRAIVDLEEVPERTAICFLADKEEIGSSGSTGLKSDYLAYITGDIVEKVKGNFTEMMLRRVLWNSQSLSSDVNAGVDPIFKGVHDIQNAAKIGFGVVVTKYTGARGKSGTNDADAEYVGKIRKLLNDADVCWQIGELGKVDEGGGGTVAMYLAHLGIRTIDIGPALLAMHSPFEVSSKLDVYETYRAYKVFYTRG; this comes from the coding sequence ATGCAGTATAAAAACGAAAATGGTTGGATTAAATCCAATGAAAAAAAAGAGATATTTTATTTTTGTGATGAGTATAAAAAGTTTTTAGATTTGGGAAAAACTGAGAGAGAATTTGTAAAAGAGGGAGTAAAATTTGTTGAGGCAAAGGGGTTTGTTCCAGCAGAGAGTAAAAAAAGTTTGCAAGTTGGGGATAAGGTATACTATGTAAACAGAGGCAAAAACCTTGTATTAGCAGTAATTGGAAAAGAGGATATTGAAAATGGAGTAAATTATGTTGTATCACACATAGATTCTCCAAGATTGGACCTAAAAGGAAATCCTCTATATGAGGAGTTTGAATTAGCTTATATGAAAACTCATTACTATGGTGGAATAAAGAAATATCAATGGGCATCTCTTCCACTAGCACTTCATGGGGTAGTAATCTTAGAAAATGGAGAGAGTGTAGAGATAACAATAGGTGAAAAGGATGAGGATCCTGTATTCACTATTCCAGATATCTTACCTCACTTAGCAGCTAAAATTCAAGGTGAAAGAAAAAGTGGAGAGGTAATAAAAGGTGAAGAGCTTCAGATAATAGTAGGAAGTATACCTAGTACAATAGAGAATAAAGAGATTAAAGATAGAGTTAAATATGCAATATTAGAGATTTTAAATAGAGATTATGGTATGGTAGAAGAGGATTTTATCTCAGCTGAATTGGAATTAGTACCAGCAGGAAAAGCTAAAGATATTGGTTTTGATAGATCTATGGTAGGAGCTTATGGTCAGGACGATAGAATTTGTGGTTATACATCTATGAGAGCTATAGTTGATTTAGAAGAGGTTCCAGAGAGAACTGCAATCTGTTTCTTAGCAGATAAAGAGGAGATAGGATCTTCAGGTAGTACAGGACTTAAATCAGATTACCTAGCATACATTACTGGTGATATTGTAGAAAAAGTTAAGGGAAATTTCACAGAGATGATGTTAAGAAGAGTACTATGGAACTCTCAATCTCTATCTTCAGATGTAAATGCAGGAGTAGATCCTATATTTAAAGGGGTACATGACATTCAAAATGCTGCAAAAATTGGATTTGGAGTAGTTGTAACAAAATATACTGGAGCTAGAGGAAAGAGTGGAACTAATGATGCTGATGCTGAATATGTAGGAAAGATTAGAAAGTTATTAAATGATGCTGATGTTTGTTGGCAAATAGGAGAGCTTGGAAAAGTAGATGAAGGTGGAGGAGGTACAGTAGCAATGTATCTAGCTCACTTAGGAATTAGAACTATAGATATAGGACCAGCTCTATTAGCTATGCACTCACCATTTGAAGTCTCTTCAAAATTAGATGTTTATGAAACATATAGAGCATATAAAGTTTTTTATACTAGAGGATAG
- a CDS encoding coenzyme F420-0:L-glutamate ligase, translating into MSRLVGTISRGLRAPIIKQGDDIAKFTVDAVLAAAESDNIALRNKDVVAITESIVARAQGNYATIDDIATDVKAKYGDNTIGLIFPILSRNRFSVCLKGIAKGAKKIVLMFSYPSDEVGNHFIDYDLLDEKGVNPWTDVLTEAEFTEKFGNPVHVFTGVNYIQYYSELIREQGAEVEVIFANNPTAILKYTDCVLNCDIHTRMRTKKLLRKSGAKIVYGMDEILTESINGCGYNEDYGLLGSNKATEDSIKLFPRDCRELAVKIQKMLKEKTGKDMEVMVYGDGAFKDPVGKIWELADPVVSPGYTDGLEGTPNEIKLKYLADNDLAGLKGEELHKAVAEAIKNKDSDLKGQMITQGTTPRRLTDLIGSLCDLTSGSGDKGTPIILIQGYFDNYIDD; encoded by the coding sequence ATGAGTAGATTAGTAGGAACTATATCAAGAGGGCTTCGTGCACCTATCATTAAGCAGGGAGATGATATTGCTAAATTTACAGTAGATGCAGTTTTAGCTGCTGCAGAAAGTGATAATATAGCTTTAAGAAATAAAGATGTAGTTGCTATCACTGAGTCAATAGTGGCAAGAGCTCAAGGAAACTATGCTACAATTGATGATATCGCAACAGATGTAAAAGCAAAATATGGAGATAACACAATAGGATTGATATTCCCAATATTGAGTAGAAATAGATTTTCTGTATGTTTAAAAGGAATAGCAAAGGGAGCTAAAAAGATTGTATTGATGTTTAGTTACCCATCTGATGAGGTAGGAAACCACTTTATAGATTATGATCTATTAGATGAAAAAGGAGTTAACCCTTGGACAGATGTATTAACTGAAGCTGAGTTTACAGAGAAATTTGGTAATCCAGTACACGTATTTACTGGAGTAAACTATATTCAATACTATTCTGAATTAATAAGAGAGCAAGGGGCAGAAGTTGAGGTAATTTTTGCTAACAACCCTACAGCAATCTTAAAATATACAGATTGTGTATTAAACTGTGATATCCATACTCGTATGAGAACTAAAAAATTACTAAGAAAATCAGGAGCAAAAATAGTATATGGAATGGATGAGATATTAACAGAATCTATAAATGGTTGTGGATACAATGAAGATTATGGATTGTTAGGATCAAATAAAGCTACTGAGGATAGCATCAAATTATTCCCTCGTGATTGTAGAGAGTTAGCTGTAAAAATCCAAAAAATGTTAAAAGAAAAAACTGGAAAAGATATGGAAGTTATGGTCTATGGAGATGGAGCATTCAAAGATCCAGTAGGAAAGATATGGGAACTTGCTGACCCAGTTGTATCACCAGGATATACTGATGGTTTAGAGGGAACACCAAATGAGATAAAATTAAAATATTTAGCTGATAATGATTTAGCTGGTTTAAAAGGTGAAGAGTTACATAAGGCTGTAGCTGAAGCTATTAAAAATAAAGATTCAGATCTAAAAGGACAGATGATAACTCAAGGAACTACTCCAAGAAGATTGACAGATCTTATTGGATCACTATGTGACTTAACTTCAGGAAGTGGAGATAAAGGTACACCTATTATATTAATCCAAGGATATTTTGATAACTATATAGATGACTAA